Within Dictyoglomus sp., the genomic segment TCGGAGTAGAAACCTTTAGTGTAGAAAATGATATTCAAGCCTTAAATGTGTTTGATAATCTCTCAGAAAGAGATTATAAGCTTATAATAATTTTAGAAAGTGTTTCCCAAAGAGTTTTAGAACAAAAAACAAAAAAGAGAATTCTTATTCTTCCTGATACTTTTTCCAATTTTAATTTAGGAATGGAAATTATAAGAAAGAATATTGAAAAGGTATTAGGAGTAGATATTCTATCTGAAGGAGAGGGATACTATGAAAGGAAAAATTATTAGAGTAGCAGGCCCCTTAGTTATAGCAAAAGGTCTTACTGATGTTAAGATGTACGAGATGGTGAGAGTAGGAGATCTTGAACTATTTGGAGAGATTATTGGTTTGGATAGAGATACTGCAGCAATTCAAGTTTATGAAGAAACTCAAGGAATAGGTCCCGGTGAGCCTGTATACCCCTTAGGAGAACCTCTAAGCGTAGAATTAGGTCCTGGTATTATTGGACAGATATATGACGGAATTCAAAGACCTTTGAATCAACTTGCTTTAAAAACGGGAGATTTCTTAAGTAGAGGAATATCTCTTCCTGCTTTAGATAGAGAAAAAAAATGGGAATTTGAGGCAAGAGTTAAGAAAGGAGAATATGTCGAGGGTGGAGATATTTTAGGAGTTGTGCAAGAAACTTCTGCTTTAGAACATAGAATTCTTTTACCTCCTTATCTTAAAGGAAAAATTTTAGATATTAAAAGTGGAATTTTTACAGTAGAAGAAGTAATAGGAATTCTAGAAGATGTGAAAGGAAATAAGGTAGAATTGAAATTAATGCATAAATG encodes:
- a CDS encoding V-type ATP synthase subunit F, encoding MSEGKIAIIGFKDLIEIFKIFGVETFSVENDIQALNVFDNLSERDYKLIIILESVSQRVLEQKTKKRILILPDTFSNFNLGMEIIRKNIEKVLGVDILSEGEGYYERKNY